A segment of the Deltaproteobacteria bacterium genome:
GGAGATCAAAGCTGTGAAGGATGCCGACGATGTTGTCCACCCGTTCGCGGAAAACAGGATAACGCGAATAGTTTTCCTGCCGGGTTAAAGCAATCGCTTCCTCTACGCTGGAATTTTCCTCCAAAACCACAACTTCTACTAAAGGGATCATTACTTCTTTTGCCTTCGTCGTGGAAAAGCGGAAGATGCGATGGATCATGTCTTTTTCCATCGGTTTCATATCGGTCGCTTCTCCTTCCGTCCGTAAAAGAAGTTGAAGTTCCTCCCGGGTGATATAAGGCCCTTTTTCTCCCTTCAAACGCAAAAGGCCAAAGACAAATCTTGTCGCCCCCGACATGATCCAAACCAACGGAAATAAAATAATGGAAAAAACCCAGATAATCGGGGCAACCTTGGAAACCCAATAATCGGCTTTTTGCTGAAAGAGAGTTTTGGGCAATATTTCCCCATAAATGAGGATTAAAGGAGCAAGAAGCAGAAAAGCGTACAGATCCCCTCTCGATCCATAGAGGCCGATAAAAATCGATGTTACCAGTGCGGTATTGGCCACCTCGGCTAAATTACTTCCCACCAAAGTGGTGGAAAGAAACCAAGAAGGTTCCCGAAGGATGCGGTGAGTCAGGCGAGCAACTCGGGA
Coding sequences within it:
- a CDS encoding hemolysin family protein — its product is MNPWLTLGITIIVFLFLEGFLSGSEIALVAANRKRLNYLGRSNSRVARLTHRILREPSWFLSTTLVGSNLAEVANTALVTSIFIGLYGSRGDLYAFLLLAPLILIYGEILPKTLFQQKADYWVSKVAPIIWVFSIILFPLVWIMSGATRFVFGLLRLKGEKGPYITREELQLLLRTEGEATDMKPMEKDMIHRIFRFSTTKAKEVMIPLVEVVVLEENSSVEEAIALTRQENYSRYPVFRERVDNIVGILHSFDLLLALGKEQTVQSFVRPISFFPETKPVDELLLELQRNHEAMATVVDEYGGAVGIITVEDILEEVVGEIEDEYDIGQPLYKKVGPKKLVINARMEVDHINEILKLGLPKKEDYETLGGFVLEKLGRVPQPGERFRFKGMLFEVLKADERSVAEVLVTLKE